A region from the Mycoplasmopsis bovigenitalium genome encodes:
- a CDS encoding lipoprotein 17-related variable surface protein, with translation MKKKIGFLLSSCMSLSALPLFAAACKNEQANGGKQEEIDVNTLFKISLPKNSNKKPSELKPEDIVVEILNNDISVEIKKIKFKEGKGVLVSYLATNSKTNKIVDEKTITLEVITKKDQVETKKDKKYDELVTVSVDENTKQKTADKVTREDIKLEVAQGESFKAEVIGVNVQKNNRTVIDVKIKITDNETSKEITKTLEGFAQALPEKILKGYEVFKDIAVVNDDKAYDWLKNAADGTKIYYDFRKHLFINKKQDKNNQNKSEQIAILLTKKVPGFGIETAAHDAVDGDLSFKGTATLVKQGGKIGIKFRISEYNNSTKTTKYYEEIATSNLISIDRITKNDINKIASSAQIDYPGKENVTVEEAKPELINHNIDNNYKFEIKNVEKHSDTNKISVYFSINFMRGDKKIESDIFSKEINGFKPDNFANMFAGIEFGIENATQILPSEVKVEMIKLYNSNKQNFVLPEGVKKEITIKDNSKDDYRGTLSLVFKATQGQNVFENTYNIDGLKTKKLDLDEVIKTFGELTLNEGINKADRYAATIKKEEIKLGQYDSNLVTVNITSLKPLENDSTKLSVEIEFNSRVKSGETKSKSFLIEGFKELAKNKNRDAQLDAYSSQKNIFVFDGSEQDKKILVELATQAKGTTIKIDNSKLIVWSGKRKNTKLDKLIINKSITTKVNTHGKGQNIGYSFSGSALGVLLIKEGNNVVIKYIIDTKTEKNKKVIDKKGQVFTQVLFTIQ, from the coding sequence ATGAAGAAAAAAATAGGTTTTTTACTAAGTTCGTGCATGTCGCTTTCAGCACTGCCGCTTTTTGCTGCTGCATGTAAAAATGAGCAAGCAAATGGAGGCAAACAAGAAGAAATTGATGTAAACACACTATTTAAAATTTCACTGCCTAAAAATTCAAACAAAAAACCAAGTGAATTAAAACCTGAAGATATTGTTGTTGAAATCTTAAACAATGATATTAGTGTAGAAATTAAAAAAATTAAATTTAAAGAGGGTAAAGGTGTTTTAGTATCTTATTTAGCAACCAACTCAAAAACAAATAAGATAGTAGATGAAAAAACAATAACTCTTGAGGTCATTACTAAAAAAGACCAAGTAGAAACTAAAAAAGATAAAAAATATGATGAGTTAGTAACAGTTAGTGTCGATGAAAATACAAAACAAAAAACTGCTGATAAAGTTACTAGAGAAGATATCAAGTTAGAAGTTGCACAAGGAGAAAGCTTTAAAGCAGAAGTTATTGGTGTTAATGTACAAAAAAATAATAGAACAGTCATTGATGTAAAAATTAAAATAACAGATAATGAAACATCAAAAGAAATAACCAAAACTCTTGAAGGATTCGCACAGGCATTGCCAGAAAAAATACTAAAAGGATACGAAGTTTTTAAAGATATAGCAGTAGTAAATGATGATAAAGCCTATGATTGATTAAAAAATGCTGCCGATGGCACTAAAATTTATTATGACTTTAGAAAACACTTATTCATTAACAAAAAACAAGATAAAAATAATCAGAATAAATCTGAGCAAATTGCTATCTTATTGACGAAAAAAGTTCCGGGATTTGGCATTGAAACAGCAGCTCACGATGCTGTTGATGGTGATTTAAGTTTTAAAGGAACAGCAACCTTGGTAAAACAAGGCGGTAAGATTGGAATAAAATTTAGAATTAGCGAATACAATAACTCAACAAAAACTACAAAATATTATGAAGAGATAGCAACTTCAAACCTAATTTCTATTGATAGAATAACTAAAAATGATATTAATAAAATTGCAAGCAGTGCTCAAATTGATTATCCAGGTAAAGAAAATGTTACAGTTGAAGAAGCAAAGCCAGAGTTAATAAACCACAATATTGATAATAATTATAAATTTGAAATCAAAAATGTTGAAAAGCACTCGGACACTAATAAAATTTCAGTCTACTTCTCAATTAATTTCATGCGTGGTGATAAAAAAATTGAAAGTGATATTTTTTCAAAGGAAATTAATGGCTTTAAACCTGATAACTTTGCAAACATGTTTGCTGGGATAGAATTTGGAATAGAAAATGCTACTCAAATTTTGCCATCAGAAGTAAAAGTTGAAATGATTAAACTTTATAATTCAAACAAGCAGAATTTTGTATTACCGGAAGGCGTCAAAAAAGAAATTACAATTAAAGATAATTCAAAAGATGATTATAGAGGCACGCTATCCTTAGTATTTAAGGCTACACAAGGTCAAAATGTGTTTGAGAATACATACAATATTGACGGATTAAAAACAAAAAAACTAGATTTAGATGAAGTTATAAAAACTTTTGGTGAACTTACATTGAATGAAGGTATCAACAAAGCCGATAGATATGCTGCAACAATTAAAAAGGAGGAAATTAAACTAGGCCAATATGATTCTAATTTAGTTACGGTTAATATAACTAGTCTTAAACCACTTGAAAATGATTCAACAAAATTGAGTGTTGAAATCGAGTTTAATAGCAGAGTTAAAAGCGGTGAAACAAAATCAAAATCATTTTTAATTGAAGGATTTAAAGAATTAGCTAAAAACAAAAATAGAGACGCTCAATTGGATGCATATTCATCACAAAAAAATATATTTGTTTTTGATGGAAGCGAGCAAGATAAAAAAATATTAGTTGAACTTGCAACACAAGCTAAGGGCACAACTATTAAAATTGATAATTCTAAGTTAATTGTTTGGTCGGGTAAAAGAAAAAATACTAAACTTGATAAATTAATAATTAATAAGTCAATAACCACAAAAGTTAACACGCATGGAAAAGGACAAAATATAGGATATAGTTTCTCAGGAAGCGCTCTAGGAGTTTTATTAATTAAAGAAGGCAATAATGTAGTAATTAAATATATTATTGATACAAAAACTGAAAAAAATAAAAAAGTAATCGATAAAAAAGGCCAAGTATTCACTCAAGTTTTATTCACAATTCAATAA
- a CDS encoding 5'-3' exonuclease, whose amino-acid sequence MNKLLLIDGNFMMFQSFYASYYPEKAITMKDDNNRNTNAVHVFFMSLFNLINFVKPTHIFIAFDAHGKTKRHELYPEYKAGRKQTPIEIFDQFIITKEILDSLNITWFEKVGDEGDDIIASVANQNKNIKKIIYSRDQDLLQLVDNNTSVLHKSGAGFIYYSPWNFEQKFKIKPHLIPDFKGLAGDKSDNIKGVIGIGEIGANKLINKYGSIENIYQNINNINGSFKNKLIKGKNDAMFCKRLATLNKNVEINFDFNDFSVANIAFENGFVKMSEFKLNSVIKKWKKLINE is encoded by the coding sequence ATGAATAAATTATTATTAATAGATGGGAATTTTATGATGTTTCAATCATTTTACGCATCATATTATCCTGAAAAAGCAATAACTATGAAAGATGATAATAATCGCAACACAAATGCTGTTCACGTGTTTTTTATGTCGCTTTTTAATTTAATCAATTTTGTTAAGCCCACACATATTTTTATAGCATTTGATGCTCATGGAAAAACCAAGCGCCATGAACTTTATCCAGAATACAAAGCGGGTAGAAAACAAACTCCAATTGAAATATTTGACCAATTCATTATTACTAAAGAAATATTAGATTCACTAAATATTACTTGATTTGAAAAGGTTGGTGACGAGGGAGATGATATTATTGCAAGTGTTGCTAACCAAAACAAAAATATTAAAAAAATAATTTATTCAAGAGACCAAGACCTTTTACAACTTGTAGACAACAACACATCAGTTTTACATAAGTCAGGCGCGGGATTTATTTATTATAGTCCATGAAATTTTGAACAAAAATTCAAAATAAAACCCCACTTAATTCCAGATTTCAAAGGACTTGCTGGCGACAAATCTGACAATATTAAAGGTGTAATTGGAATAGGAGAGATCGGGGCAAATAAATTAATAAATAAATACGGAAGCATTGAAAATATTTATCAAAACATCAACAATATTAATGGCTCATTCAAAAATAAATTAATTAAAGGTAAAAATGACGCAATGTTTTGCAAACGTTTAGCTACATTGAATAAAAATGTTGAAATTAATTTTGATTTTAATGATTTTTCAGTTGCTAATATTGCTTTTGAAAATGGTTTTGTCAAAATGAGCGAATTTAAACTTAATTCTGTAATTAAAAAATGGAAGAAATTAATCAATGAATAA